A stretch of the bacterium genome encodes the following:
- a CDS encoding DUF47 family protein, with protein sequence MPLFNKSTQVLTSQIEGFLDAVAEGGLVFRAGVHAYLDGDLEQFESRIKTISDLEHKADDLSKAVEVHLYRHSLIPEHRGDVLGLLETTDTIIDTAKTGLFQFSVERPVIPAQYAPGFARLVDASNEAMQALVIAARTFFRDPEAIKDHLFKVAHYEHEADAISDALKRSIFASDMELAHKVHLRYFALNLEKVSDKAKEVADRLAIYAIKRSL encoded by the coding sequence ATGCCGCTGTTCAACAAGTCCACGCAGGTCCTGACGAGCCAGATCGAGGGCTTCCTCGATGCGGTGGCTGAAGGCGGGCTCGTGTTCCGCGCCGGTGTCCACGCCTATCTCGATGGCGATCTCGAGCAGTTCGAGAGCCGCATCAAGACCATCAGCGACCTCGAGCACAAGGCCGACGACCTGAGCAAGGCCGTCGAGGTGCATCTGTACCGTCACTCGCTCATTCCCGAGCACAGGGGCGATGTGCTGGGACTGCTCGAGACCACCGACACGATCATCGACACGGCCAAGACCGGCCTGTTCCAGTTCTCGGTGGAGCGACCGGTGATCCCGGCCCAGTATGCGCCCGGCTTCGCGCGCCTCGTCGATGCCAGCAACGAGGCGATGCAGGCGCTGGTCATCGCCGCCCGCACCTTCTTCCGCGACCCCGAGGCCATCAAGGACCACCTGTTCAAGGTGGCCCACTACGAGCACGAGGCCGACGCCATCAGCGATGCCTTGAAGCGGAGCATCTTCGCCAGCGACATGGAGCTGGCCCACAAGGTCCACCTGCGCTACTTCGCGCTGAACCTGGAGAAGGTCTCCGACAAGGCGAAGGAAGTCGCCGATCGCCTGGCGATCTACGCGATCAAGCGGAGCCTCTGA
- a CDS encoding S9 family peptidase, with product MIGQSTYGPAPLPALAADDPAHPVGPAQLLAQPPLDPARLWPRAGQRLELPGGDAAAWTVTAAPGGSLTLPAASGADPRWAVAATYLTSTAFTGGKLTIRGTQPFSAWLDGQKLVDRARADSSAAEVTADLKLTQGKHALVVYTLSNPESQAAWTLGASLEAGDPTAVATLGALTTPEHPVRIRDYLDTQAVSGVQLSATGELVAITLRRPEVPSDSGETWVEIRRAADGALVRTIRGDHAGSFTWGASGQRCSYVTQRDGKSTLWLDDLAGGPARALLRDVEHFGGHRWLPGGRAIVYTLDEERGKDPEGFKRLRGLTDRWAGARSVGSLHLVTVADGVTRRLTAGRWSCEVQDASADGSKLLFTRTMRDDAKFPFNEDELYELELNTLAAVKVVSVPRGVGARYGPGTGTLVLRAGPSAFDGVGRNLPDGRIPNDYDGQLFTLDRATGKVDPITRDFAPAIGDFAWSPRAGRLFATATDTTAVGLYAWDPAKRAWAALATQVEAVGSLVLSADGSRLAWYGEDSMRPERVYTLDLARKGARPALVAEPAANELADVQLGRHETWDFTSASGTRILGDVYYPPEYTPGTSRSWPCIVFYYGGTSPVSREYGGRYPKNLWAAHGYVVYVLQPSGATGFGQEFSSRHVNDWGLTTADEIIEGTGKFLDAHPFVDRDRVGCIGASYGGFMTMMLATKTDLFAAAISHAGISALTSYWGEGWWGVDYSSVATSGSYPWNRPDLYVGQSPLFHADRITTPLLLLHGAADTNVPVGESEQMYAALRVLGKPVEFIRVDGQNHWILNYPQRVVWMETIIAWFDRQLKGQPAWWDELYGDDKAGGGR from the coding sequence GTGATTGGTCAATCGACGTACGGCCCCGCGCCGCTGCCCGCGCTGGCCGCCGACGACCCCGCCCACCCGGTCGGCCCGGCGCAGCTGCTGGCGCAGCCGCCCCTGGACCCGGCCCGGCTGTGGCCGCGCGCCGGCCAGCGCCTGGAACTGCCCGGCGGCGATGCGGCCGCCTGGACCGTGACGGCCGCGCCCGGGGGCAGCCTCACCCTGCCGGCGGCGAGCGGCGCGGACCCGCGCTGGGCCGTGGCAGCGACCTACCTCACCTCGACGGCATTCACCGGCGGCAAGCTGACGATCCGCGGCACGCAGCCGTTCTCGGCCTGGCTGGACGGACAGAAGCTGGTCGATCGCGCACGGGCCGATTCCAGCGCCGCCGAGGTGACGGCCGACCTGAAGCTGACCCAGGGCAAGCACGCGCTGGTCGTGTACACGCTGAGCAACCCGGAGTCACAGGCCGCCTGGACGCTGGGTGCCTCGTTGGAGGCCGGCGACCCGACCGCTGTCGCGACCCTCGGTGCGCTCACCACGCCGGAACACCCCGTCCGCATCCGCGACTACCTGGACACGCAGGCGGTGTCCGGCGTCCAGCTGTCGGCCACCGGCGAACTGGTCGCGATCACGCTGCGGCGGCCCGAGGTGCCGAGCGACTCGGGCGAGACATGGGTCGAGATCAGGCGCGCCGCCGACGGCGCCCTGGTGCGCACGATCCGCGGCGATCATGCCGGTTCGTTCACCTGGGGCGCCAGCGGCCAGCGCTGCAGCTATGTCACGCAGCGCGACGGCAAGTCCACGCTGTGGCTCGATGACCTGGCGGGCGGGCCGGCGCGCGCGCTGCTGCGCGACGTGGAGCACTTCGGCGGGCACCGCTGGCTGCCCGGCGGCCGGGCCATCGTCTACACGCTGGACGAGGAGCGCGGCAAGGACCCCGAGGGCTTCAAGCGCCTGCGCGGGCTGACCGACCGCTGGGCCGGCGCGCGCAGCGTGGGCTCACTGCACCTGGTCACCGTGGCCGACGGGGTGACGCGCCGGTTGACCGCCGGCCGCTGGTCGTGCGAGGTCCAGGACGCGAGCGCCGACGGCAGCAAGCTGCTGTTCACGCGCACGATGCGCGACGACGCGAAGTTCCCCTTCAACGAGGATGAGCTGTACGAACTCGAACTGAACACGCTGGCGGCCGTGAAGGTGGTGTCGGTGCCGCGCGGCGTGGGCGCGCGCTACGGCCCGGGCACCGGCACGCTGGTGCTGCGGGCGGGTCCGTCGGCGTTCGACGGCGTGGGCCGCAACCTGCCGGACGGGCGCATCCCGAACGACTACGACGGCCAGCTCTTCACGCTCGACCGCGCCACGGGCAAGGTGGACCCCATCACCCGCGACTTCGCGCCCGCGATCGGCGACTTCGCCTGGTCGCCGCGTGCGGGCCGCCTCTTCGCGACGGCGACCGACACCACGGCCGTGGGCCTGTACGCCTGGGATCCCGCGAAGCGCGCCTGGGCGGCGCTGGCCACGCAGGTGGAGGCCGTCGGCAGCCTCGTGCTCTCGGCAGACGGCTCGCGCCTGGCCTGGTACGGCGAGGACTCGATGCGCCCCGAGCGCGTCTACACCCTCGACCTGGCCCGCAAGGGCGCGCGGCCGGCGCTGGTGGCCGAGCCGGCAGCCAACGAGCTGGCCGACGTGCAACTGGGCCGCCACGAGACGTGGGACTTCACGAGCGCAAGCGGCACGCGCATCCTCGGCGACGTCTACTACCCGCCCGAGTACACGCCCGGGACGAGCCGCAGCTGGCCATGCATCGTCTTCTACTACGGCGGCACCTCGCCCGTCTCGCGCGAGTACGGCGGGCGCTACCCGAAGAACCTCTGGGCTGCGCACGGCTACGTTGTCTACGTGCTGCAGCCGAGCGGGGCCACGGGCTTCGGGCAGGAATTCTCGTCGCGCCACGTGAACGACTGGGGCCTGACCACGGCCGACGAGATCATCGAGGGCACCGGGAAGTTCCTCGACGCGCACCCGTTCGTGGACCGCGACCGCGTCGGCTGCATCGGCGCCAGCTACGGCGGCTTCATGACGATGATGCTGGCGACGAAGACCGACCTCTTCGCCGCCGCCATCTCCCACGCGGGAATCAGCGCGCTGACCAGCTACTGGGGCGAGGGCTGGTGGGGCGTCGACTACAGCAGCGTGGCCACGTCCGGCAGCTACCCCTGGAACCGGCCCGACCTGTACGTCGGGCAGAGCCCCCTCTTCCATGCCGACCGCATCACCACGCCGCTGCTTCTGCTGCACGGGGCCGCCGACACCAACGTGCCGGTGGGCGAGAGCGAGCAGATGTACGCGGCGCTGCGGGTGCTGGGCAAGCCGGTCGAGTTCATCCGCGTGGACGGACAGAACCACTGGATCCTGAACTACCCGCAGCGTGTCGTCTGGATGGAGACCATCATCGCCTGGTTCGACCGGCAGCTGAAGGGCCAGCCGGCGTGGTGGGACGAACTGTACGGCGACGACAAAGCCGGCGGCGGCCGCTAG
- a CDS encoding anion permease has product MEVIFFLSSGLFLGWSLGANDAANVFGTAVGTRMVKFRTAALVCSVFIILGAVISGAGAAHTLGRLGAVNALPGAFTVALAAGLTTWWMTRLNLPVSTSQAIVGAIIGWNFYADTVTDTRSLGSIVTTWVACPLLAAAVAALLYLAARRFIARRRPHLLSLDAWTRVGLLVAGAFGSYSLGANNIANVMGVFVPDNPFPDFTVLGLTISGAQLLFALGGLAIAVGVFTFSERVMKTVGGGLLRLSPVAALVVVLAHSITLFLFASEGLEHVLASVGLPTFPLVPVSSSQAVIGAIIGIGLLKGGKDIRYGVLGEISLGWAATPVLAGLMSFGLLFVVENVFDRHVSHDVTYRIDAAVIADLNTTGIDDPGLLRLQNRDRANSERLQHDLKKATRLDDSQILDVIARAKLGNWHVDPALVSRERDRDWFSDGQMQAIRFLAGRSYERSWALRHDLATASPEWRPRAASKQNKLYNKELELKLEYLEQVFSVRERDPDQEEELPEPAATGPVTAPADTTAAPVSAPR; this is encoded by the coding sequence ATGGAAGTGATCTTCTTCCTCTCGAGCGGCCTGTTCCTGGGCTGGTCGCTGGGGGCCAACGACGCGGCGAACGTGTTCGGCACCGCCGTGGGCACGCGCATGGTGAAGTTCCGCACCGCAGCCCTGGTCTGCTCGGTCTTCATCATCCTCGGCGCCGTGATCAGCGGCGCCGGCGCAGCCCACACGCTGGGCCGCCTGGGCGCCGTCAACGCCCTGCCGGGTGCGTTCACCGTCGCCCTGGCCGCCGGGTTGACGACCTGGTGGATGACGCGCCTGAACCTCCCGGTCTCCACCTCGCAGGCCATCGTCGGCGCCATCATCGGCTGGAATTTCTACGCCGATACCGTGACCGACACGCGGTCGCTGGGCAGCATCGTCACCACCTGGGTCGCCTGTCCGCTGCTGGCCGCCGCGGTGGCTGCGCTCCTGTACCTGGCGGCACGCCGGTTCATCGCGCGCCGGCGCCCCCATCTCCTGTCCCTCGACGCCTGGACGCGCGTGGGCCTGCTGGTCGCCGGCGCCTTCGGTTCGTACAGCCTGGGCGCCAACAACATCGCCAACGTCATGGGCGTGTTCGTGCCCGACAACCCGTTCCCCGACTTCACCGTGCTCGGCCTGACGATCAGCGGCGCGCAGCTGCTCTTCGCGCTGGGCGGGCTGGCCATCGCCGTGGGCGTGTTCACCTTCTCGGAGCGCGTCATGAAGACGGTCGGCGGCGGACTCCTGCGGCTGTCGCCGGTGGCGGCGCTGGTGGTGGTGCTGGCCCATTCGATCACGCTGTTCCTCTTCGCCTCCGAGGGGCTCGAGCACGTCCTGGCCAGTGTCGGCCTGCCCACGTTCCCGCTGGTGCCCGTCAGCAGCAGCCAGGCCGTGATCGGGGCGATCATCGGCATCGGGCTGCTCAAGGGCGGCAAGGACATCCGCTACGGGGTCCTGGGCGAGATCTCGCTGGGCTGGGCGGCCACGCCGGTGCTGGCCGGCCTGATGTCGTTCGGCCTGCTGTTCGTCGTCGAGAACGTGTTCGACCGGCACGTGAGCCACGATGTGACGTACCGCATCGATGCTGCCGTCATCGCCGACCTGAACACCACCGGCATCGATGATCCCGGCCTGCTGCGCCTGCAGAACCGCGACCGCGCCAACAGCGAACGCCTGCAGCACGACCTGAAGAAGGCCACGCGGCTCGATGACTCGCAGATCCTCGACGTCATCGCGAGGGCGAAGCTGGGGAACTGGCACGTCGACCCTGCGCTCGTCTCGCGGGAACGGGACCGGGACTGGTTCAGCGACGGTCAGATGCAGGCCATCAGGTTCCTGGCCGGTCGCAGCTACGAACGCAGCTGGGCCCTGCGCCACGACCTGGCGACGGCCTCGCCGGAATGGCGCCCGCGTGCGGCCTCGAAGCAGAACAAGCTCTACAACAAGGAACTCGAACTGAAGCTGGAGTACCTCGAGCAGGTGTTCAGCGTGAGGGAGCGCGATCCCGACCAGGAAGAGGAGCTGCCCGAGCCGGCCGCGACAGGTCCGGTAACCGCGCCGGCGGACACAACCGCCGCGCCCGTCAGCGCCCCCCGCTGA
- a CDS encoding CYTH domain-containing protein, translated as MGREIERRFLVTGAGYRTGGPGARLRQGYLSTDPQRVVRVRLEGEAARLTIKGPAAGATRAEYEYAIPVADAVELLALCEQPLLDKTRYRVACDGLTWEVDEFHGRNQGLVVAEVELAAADQPVTLPDWVGAEITGDHRYANSSLVARPFADW; from the coding sequence GTGGGACGCGAGATCGAACGCAGGTTCCTGGTCACGGGCGCCGGTTACCGGACGGGCGGCCCCGGCGCGCGGCTGCGCCAGGGCTATCTCAGCACGGACCCGCAGCGGGTGGTACGCGTGCGCCTCGAAGGCGAGGCGGCGCGCCTGACGATCAAGGGCCCGGCGGCGGGCGCCACCCGGGCCGAGTACGAGTACGCCATCCCCGTTGCCGACGCCGTCGAACTGCTGGCCCTCTGCGAACAGCCGCTCCTGGACAAGACCCGCTACCGCGTGGCCTGCGACGGGCTCACCTGGGAAGTGGACGAGTTCCACGGCCGCAACCAGGGCCTGGTCGTGGCCGAGGTCGAACTGGCGGCGGCCGACCAGCCCGTGACCCTGCCGGACTGGGTCGGCGCCGAGATCACCGGCGACCACCGCTACGCCAACAGCAGCCTCGTCGCCCGGCCCTTCGCCGACTGGTAG
- a CDS encoding fused MFS/spermidine synthase produces MSPIGESAHAAGPRPTRAPWYPYVLSFCSGMSIMAVELSASRLVAPVFGTSTYVWTNIIGVIMIALSIGYMVGGRLADRKGDLAPLLKLLLGACAWLLAMPFFGVPLLRGLAGALTGLDSSFSFVFVGSLLGILVLFAPPIVVMGMTSPFLVRELSRQGQVGASAGRIFGISTIGSVLGTFLPVLVFIPLLGTAKTILIFAGLLLAVAALGLRPRLAGAAGGLMAATLIVPLPAVRETPGLVYATDSAYQYIEVFDRGPMRHLTYNDALGFQTVANRAGPLTGLYYDYYALLPMLLDRPAGSALVIGLGGGIIANQYGYFHPGLRVDGVEIDPEVIRIAREYFALGPATRVFAQDGRIFAAKSRDKYDVVVVDAYTNQIYVPFHLSTREFFRELKARLTEGGLVAMNVSSARDDAPLLTGICASLQAEYAHVYRMRVPGSNDYIVLASEQAVAFDLPAADYGDVMGPLAEQVNRGFGVAPVTAARPLTDDWAPVEHMVDWELLARKVRPAGAHGS; encoded by the coding sequence ATGTCGCCGATCGGGGAATCCGCACACGCAGCCGGGCCGCGCCCCACGCGCGCTCCCTGGTATCCTTACGTGCTCTCGTTCTGTTCGGGCATGTCGATCATGGCGGTCGAACTGAGCGCCTCGCGCCTGGTGGCGCCGGTGTTCGGTACGTCGACCTACGTCTGGACCAACATCATCGGCGTGATCATGATCGCGCTGTCGATCGGCTACATGGTCGGCGGGCGGCTGGCCGACCGGAAGGGCGACCTGGCGCCCCTGCTCAAGCTGCTGCTGGGGGCCTGCGCCTGGCTCCTGGCGATGCCGTTCTTCGGTGTGCCGCTGTTGCGGGGGCTGGCGGGCGCGCTGACCGGGCTGGACTCGTCGTTCTCGTTCGTGTTCGTCGGCTCGCTGCTGGGCATCCTGGTACTCTTCGCGCCGCCCATCGTCGTGATGGGCATGACCAGCCCTTTCCTGGTGCGGGAACTGTCGCGGCAGGGCCAGGTGGGCGCCTCGGCGGGGCGCATCTTCGGCATCTCGACCATCGGCAGCGTGCTCGGAACGTTCCTGCCCGTGCTGGTGTTCATTCCCCTTCTGGGCACCGCCAAGACGATCCTGATCTTCGCCGGACTCCTGCTGGCCGTGGCGGCGCTGGGCCTGCGCCCCCGCCTGGCCGGCGCGGCGGGCGGCCTCATGGCCGCGACGTTGATCGTGCCGCTGCCCGCCGTGCGCGAGACGCCAGGCCTGGTCTACGCCACCGACTCGGCCTACCAGTACATCGAGGTCTTCGACCGCGGGCCCATGCGCCACCTGACCTACAACGACGCGCTCGGCTTCCAGACGGTGGCCAACCGCGCCGGCCCCCTCACCGGCCTCTACTACGACTACTACGCGCTGCTGCCGATGCTGCTGGACCGGCCGGCCGGCAGTGCGCTGGTGATCGGGCTCGGCGGCGGCATCATCGCCAACCAGTACGGGTACTTCCACCCCGGGCTGCGCGTGGACGGGGTCGAGATCGATCCCGAGGTGATCCGCATCGCGCGCGAGTACTTCGCGCTGGGCCCTGCAACGCGCGTTTTCGCGCAGGACGGCCGCATCTTTGCCGCCAAGTCGCGCGACAAGTACGACGTCGTGGTGGTCGACGCGTACACGAACCAGATCTACGTGCCGTTCCACCTGTCGACGCGCGAGTTCTTCCGCGAGCTGAAGGCCAGGTTGACCGAAGGCGGGCTGGTGGCGATGAACGTCTCCTCTGCCCGCGACGATGCGCCGCTGCTCACGGGAATCTGCGCCTCGCTGCAGGCCGAGTACGCCCACGTCTATCGCATGCGGGTGCCCGGCTCGAACGACTACATCGTGCTGGCCTCCGAGCAGGCGGTGGCGTTCGACCTGCCGGCGGCCGACTACGGCGATGTGATGGGACCGCTGGCCGAGCAGGTGAACCGCGGATTCGGCGTGGCGCCCGTCACCGCAGCGCGCCCGCTGACCGACGACTGGGCGCCGGTCGAGCACATGGTCGACTGGGAACTGCTGGCGCGGAAGGTGCGGCCGGCGGGCGCGCACGGGTCCTGA
- a CDS encoding glycosyltransferase family 4 protein, translating into MPLTILTACTSRAWGGMEMSLVQTSVRLRARGHAVVPLCAPGSPIEERLRAEGFAPETADLWGKVHPRHAWRLSRLIGRRKIDLVHCDWSRDLFTLVPALALHRRVPLVLHKHVGVLAGKRLWVHYALYRRVDHVIAISDVIHGNFIAMHPIDPRKVVTIHNGIDPGRFRPDPATRVRLRAELGYTDDDLVVGIVGRVTPSKGHREFLEMAARLAGTHPRARFLVVGEATRGEEDEGRAILDGIATAGLAERVKVTGFRPDVPDLLAAMDVFAFPSHNEAFGLALIEAMATGLPTVSADCDGVLDIVEEGITGLMVPPRDGERLAVATARLLEDAGLRARMGAAGRARVLAHFTAERMAKDLERLYADAVARRGGPVSGGR; encoded by the coding sequence ATGCCGCTGACCATCCTCACTGCCTGCACGAGCCGCGCCTGGGGCGGCATGGAAATGAGCCTGGTGCAGACCAGCGTGCGGCTGCGCGCGCGCGGCCATGCCGTGGTGCCGCTCTGCGCGCCCGGTTCGCCCATCGAGGAACGCCTGCGGGCCGAGGGTTTCGCGCCCGAGACGGCCGACCTGTGGGGGAAGGTCCATCCGCGGCACGCATGGCGGCTGTCGCGACTCATCGGCCGCCGGAAGATCGACCTCGTGCATTGCGACTGGTCGCGCGACCTCTTCACGCTGGTGCCGGCGCTGGCGCTGCACCGGCGGGTGCCGCTGGTGCTGCACAAGCATGTCGGCGTGCTGGCGGGCAAGCGGTTGTGGGTGCACTACGCCCTGTACCGTCGCGTCGACCACGTGATCGCCATCAGCGACGTCATCCACGGCAACTTCATCGCCATGCATCCCATCGATCCGCGCAAGGTCGTCACCATCCACAACGGCATCGACCCGGGGCGCTTTCGGCCGGATCCGGCGACACGCGTGCGGCTGCGGGCCGAACTGGGCTACACCGATGATGACCTGGTCGTGGGGATCGTCGGGCGCGTGACGCCGTCGAAGGGCCACCGTGAATTCCTCGAGATGGCGGCGCGGCTGGCCGGCACCCACCCGCGGGCACGGTTCCTGGTCGTAGGCGAGGCGACGCGCGGCGAGGAGGACGAGGGCCGGGCCATCCTCGACGGCATTGCGACCGCCGGGCTGGCGGAGCGCGTCAAGGTGACCGGCTTCCGGCCCGACGTGCCCGACCTGCTGGCCGCCATGGACGTGTTCGCGTTCCCTTCGCACAACGAGGCGTTCGGGCTGGCGCTCATCGAGGCGATGGCCACCGGCCTGCCCACCGTCTCTGCCGATTGCGACGGCGTGCTGGACATCGTCGAGGAGGGGATCACGGGCCTGATGGTGCCGCCACGCGACGGCGAGCGGCTTGCGGTCGCGACGGCCCGCCTGCTCGAAGACGCCGGTCTTCGCGCGCGGATGGGCGCTGCCGGCCGTGCACGCGTGCTGGCGCACTTCACCGCGGAACGGATGGCGAAGGACCTCGAGCGTCTCTACGCCGATGCGGTGGCCCGGCGCGGCGGTCCGGTCAGCGGGGGGCGCTGA
- a CDS encoding ABC transporter ATP-binding protein: MTDDILRLEAVTMSWDNGDSAGRTVLDGADLRLARGEAVSLVGRSGSGKSTLLHVAAGIAVPTSGRVTLAGHDLTGSGEEVRTRLRRDHVGLVFQFFHLLPHLSLRENVAVPAWIAGDDRARTRERVDRLLARVGLLDRAGDPVGRLSGGEQQRVALCRALLRAPALVLADEPTGSLDDRTGSEVMDLLLDLTRQEGGSLLYVTHSRELAARADRSLRLVDGRLQAEAAA, translated from the coding sequence ATGACCGACGACATCCTGAGATTGGAAGCCGTGACAATGTCCTGGGACAACGGGGACAGCGCCGGGCGCACCGTCCTGGACGGTGCCGACCTGCGCCTGGCCCGCGGCGAGGCGGTGTCACTGGTCGGGCGCAGCGGCAGCGGCAAGTCCACGCTGCTGCACGTGGCTGCGGGCATTGCCGTGCCGACGAGCGGCCGCGTCACGCTGGCCGGACACGACCTGACCGGCAGCGGCGAGGAAGTGCGCACGCGCCTTCGCCGCGACCATGTCGGCCTGGTCTTCCAGTTCTTCCACCTGCTGCCCCACCTCAGCCTGCGCGAGAACGTGGCGGTGCCCGCCTGGATCGCCGGCGACGACCGTGCCCGCACGCGCGAACGCGTCGACCGCCTGCTGGCGCGCGTGGGCCTGCTCGACCGCGCCGGCGACCCGGTGGGCCGCCTGTCAGGCGGCGAGCAGCAGCGCGTGGCGCTGTGCCGCGCCCTGTTGCGCGCGCCGGCGTTGGTGCTGGCCGACGAACCGACCGGCAGCCTCGACGACCGCACCGGCAGCGAGGTGATGGACCTGCTGCTCGACCTCACGCGCCAGGAAGGCGGCTCCCTCCTCTACGTCACCCATTCGCGCGAACTGGCGGCGCGCGCCGACCGCAGCCTGCGCCTTGTCGACGGGCGCCTGCAGGCGGAGGCCGCCGCGTGA